A segment of the Burkholderiales bacterium genome:
CGGCTCGCGCTCGAGCAGTCGCTCGACCGCGGTAAAGCGCTCGATGATGCCCTTGGTATAGTCGAGGCGCTCCACGCCCACCCCCAGCCGCGTGCCCGGCGCCAATCCGAGCGCCTGCCGGATGTCCGCGCGGCACCGCTCCACGGGCTTGGCCTCGGCGAGCGCGGCGGGCGGCCACTCGATCGAGATCGGGTAACGGTGCACCTCGGTGGGCTCCCCGCCGTAGGAAATGGTAAAGGTCTCGCGATCCACGCGTGCCTCGAGGTAGCGGTCGACCGTATCGAAAAAGTTGTTGCAATGAAACTGGGTGTGAAACCCCAGTATCGAGGAACCGAGCAGGCCTTCGAGGATGCGCTCGCGCCACGGGCAGATGCCGAAAGTCTCCGGATTGGGCCAGGGAATATGCCAGAACGTGATGATCGTGGAGCGAGGCAGCCGTTCGCGGATCATGCGTGGCGCCAGGGCGAAGTGGTAGTCCTGCACCAGCACGATGGGGTCGTCGGTCCGCGCCTCCTGCACCACCGTGTCGGCAAAGCGCCGGTTCACCTCACCGTAGTGCTCCCAGTCGCTCGCGCGGAAGGTCGGGCGCGTGTGCGCGATATGGCACAGCGGCCACAACCCCTCGTTGGCGAAGCCATAGTAATAGCCCCGCTCTTCTTCCCGACTGAGCCACACGCGGCGGATGCGATAGGCGGGTTTTTCCGGCGGCACCATGACGCGGTCGAAACGGTCCACCGTATCGCGGTCCGCGCTGCCCGAGCCGTGCGCGATCCAGGTGCCCGAGCAGGCACGCATCACCGGCTCGAGCGCCGTCACCAGTCCGCTCGCCGGCCGCTGGACCTCCACGCGGCCGTCGCGCCTGACGTGGATATACGGCTCGCGGTTCGACACGATCAGGATCTCGTCGCCCTTGAGGTCCTCGCGCAGAATTCTGCGCAGCGCCTCCGGTCCCCACTCGATCTGGGATTCGTCCCGCGTACGCCGCTCGCTTTCCAGTTCGCGCACCAGCGCCGCGAGATCCCGAGCCAGGGGCTGCAGCTCGCGACGCTTGACTACCTGCGGTCGCGCGAGCAGCTGCCCCTTGATCAGGGCTTTTGCGCCGGCCACCCAGCCGTGCCAGGACAGCTCGGCGATCACCAC
Coding sequences within it:
- a CDS encoding trehalose-6-phosphate synthase, encoding MRLSLRFIVPLFVALAAIAYAVVPLVNRLTERWFVRDLEVRSELVARTVEEPLVELIGSPRRAVAVQRVQAVFNRAIQDERLFALGFCDSRGILSYRTVTFPAQVACPPAGSVAGPGQIVRNERGALHVKFVPLTAGQRQLGQLAIVHDMSFVERRSEETRRYLVYFFIAVGAVIAFITVVIAELSWHGWVAGAKALIKGQLLARPQVVKRRELQPLARDLAALVRELESERRTRDESQIEWGPEALRRILREDLKGDEILIVSNREPYIHVRRDGRVEVQRPASGLVTALEPVMRACSGTWIAHGSGSADRDTVDRFDRVMVPPEKPAYRIRRVWLSREEERGYYYGFANEGLWPLCHIAHTRPTFRASDWEHYGEVNRRFADTVVQEARTDDPIVLVQDYHFALAPRMIRERLPRSTIITFWHIPWPNPETFGICPWRERILEGLLGSSILGFHTQFHCNNFFDTVDRYLEARVDRETFTISYGGEPTEVHRYPISIEWPPAALAEAKPVERCRADIRQALGLAPGTRLGVGVERLDYTKGIIERFTAVERLLEREPSWIGRFAFVQIAAPSRTTIEEYQAFEVKVRETVERINARFARPGYRPLVLKVEHHDAAQVYEYYRAADLCYVSSLHDGMNLVSKEFVAARDDERGVLVLSQFAGASRELPEALIVNPYDIEQAAAALHLALTMSEEEQRERMRSMRSLVQQFNVYRWAGRMLLDAARMRQRRRVIGTAADGGRRKVAGLRSA